The following are encoded together in the Pseudomonas maumuensis genome:
- a CDS encoding PA5502 family lipoprotein, translated as MKPFASRYLLVAAFSLFLAACSSKPAEQPVAPAQPDAWQQLEQSIASNELATAEDQLTALQTQAPDDARLEPHQRQLAEAYLRRSQIVLQKGDVNAAATALARARALMPQAPALTGGDAVAQARKAELEKAEAALKAAASKPKARVIDPTAPTTVVALKTTDSRAMRRQLDDIAADVVSYQCEVVFQVPRTEDAPWLKTLLEKRVRKLDSGFELKQKHEIQRSLPAQVVLIPHQQ; from the coding sequence ATGAAGCCGTTCGCCTCACGTTATCTACTTGTTGCCGCGTTTTCCCTGTTCCTGGCTGCCTGCTCCAGCAAGCCGGCCGAACAGCCGGTGGCGCCTGCCCAACCCGATGCCTGGCAGCAGCTCGAGCAAAGCATCGCCAGCAACGAGTTGGCCACCGCCGAGGATCAACTGACCGCCTTGCAGACCCAGGCGCCGGATGATGCCCGCCTCGAACCGCATCAGCGCCAGTTGGCCGAGGCCTACCTGCGCCGTAGCCAGATCGTCCTGCAAAAAGGCGATGTGAACGCCGCCGCCACGGCGTTGGCCCGTGCCCGGGCGTTGATGCCGCAAGCACCGGCCCTGACCGGCGGCGATGCCGTGGCCCAGGCACGCAAGGCCGAACTGGAAAAGGCCGAAGCGGCGCTCAAGGCTGCCGCGTCGAAGCCCAAGGCCCGGGTGATCGACCCGACCGCGCCGACCACCGTCGTGGCGCTGAAAACCACCGATAGCCGGGCGATGCGCCGCCAGCTGGACGATATCGCGGCAGACGTGGTGAGTTATCAGTGCGAGGTGGTGTTCCAGGTGCCGCGCACCGAGGATGCACCTTGGCTCAAGACCCTTCTGGAGAAGCGGGTGCGCAAGCTCGACAGTGGCTTCGAGCTGAAGCAGAAGCATGAGATCCAGCGTTCATTGCCGGCGCAGGTGGTGTTGATTCCTCATCAGCAATAA
- the znuB gene encoding zinc ABC transporter permease subunit ZnuB, with protein sequence MADFLLYALLAGVSLALVAGPLGSFVVWRRMAYFGDTLSHAALLGVALGFALDVSPALAVTIGCLLLAILLVTLQQRQPLASDTLLGILAPSTLSLGLVVLSFMHDVRIDLMAYLFGDLLAISTTDLAWILGGSALVLMLLAMFWRPLLAVTVHEELAMVEGLPVTGLRLALMLLIAVVIAVAMKIVGVLLITSLLIIPAAAAQRHARSPEQMAVGASLLGVCAVCGGLALSWFKDTPAGPSIVVCAAVLFLLSLALPKR encoded by the coding sequence ATGGCTGATTTTCTTCTCTACGCCCTGCTTGCCGGTGTATCGCTGGCGCTGGTCGCCGGCCCCTTGGGTTCGTTCGTGGTCTGGCGGCGCATGGCCTATTTCGGCGACACCCTGTCCCATGCCGCGCTGCTCGGCGTGGCCCTGGGCTTCGCCCTGGACGTCAGCCCGGCACTGGCGGTGACCATCGGCTGTCTGCTGCTGGCGATCCTGCTGGTGACTCTGCAACAGCGCCAGCCACTGGCCTCGGACACCCTGCTCGGCATCCTCGCCCCCAGCACCCTGTCGCTGGGCCTGGTGGTGCTGAGCTTCATGCACGATGTGCGCATCGACCTGATGGCCTACCTGTTCGGCGACCTGCTGGCGATCAGCACCACCGACCTGGCCTGGATCCTCGGCGGCAGCGCCTTGGTGCTGATGCTGCTGGCGATGTTCTGGCGGCCCCTGCTGGCTGTCACCGTGCATGAGGAACTGGCGATGGTCGAAGGTTTGCCAGTGACCGGCCTGCGCCTGGCGCTGATGCTGCTGATCGCCGTGGTGATCGCGGTGGCGATGAAGATCGTCGGCGTGCTGCTGATCACCTCGCTGCTGATCATCCCGGCCGCCGCGGCACAGCGTCACGCCCGCTCACCGGAACAGATGGCCGTGGGCGCCAGCCTGCTTGGCGTTTGCGCGGTCTGCGGGGGCCTGGCGCTGTCCTGGTTCAAGGACACCCCGGCCGGGCCTTCGATCGTGGTCTGTGCGGCAGTGCTATTCTTGCTGAGCCTGGCGTTGCCGAAACGCTGA
- the znuC gene encoding zinc ABC transporter ATP-binding protein ZnuC — protein sequence MSDALIRLEQVGVSFGGEAVLDSIDLAVAPGQIVTLIGPNGAGKTTLVRAVLGLLKPHRGKVWRKPRLRIGYMPQKIQVDATLPLSVLRFLRLVPGVDRATALAALQEVGAEQVIDSPIQTISGGEMQRVLLARALLREPELLVLDEPVQGVDVVGQTELYNLITRLRDRHGCGVLMVSHDLHLVMSATDQVVCLNRHVCCSGHPEQVSNDPAFVELFGQNAPSLAIYHHHHDHSHDLHGSVIAPGAHVHGEHCKHG from the coding sequence ATGAGCGACGCCTTGATCCGCCTCGAGCAGGTCGGCGTCAGTTTCGGCGGCGAAGCGGTGCTCGACAGCATCGACCTGGCGGTCGCGCCCGGGCAGATCGTCACCCTGATCGGCCCCAACGGCGCCGGCAAGACCACCCTGGTGCGCGCCGTGCTGGGCCTGCTCAAGCCGCACCGCGGCAAGGTATGGCGCAAGCCCAGGCTGCGCATCGGCTACATGCCGCAGAAGATCCAGGTGGACGCCACATTGCCCTTGTCGGTGCTGCGCTTCCTGCGCCTGGTGCCCGGTGTAGACCGTGCGACAGCCTTGGCGGCGCTGCAGGAAGTCGGCGCCGAGCAGGTGATCGACAGTCCGATCCAGACTATCTCCGGCGGCGAGATGCAGCGCGTGCTGCTGGCCCGCGCGTTGTTGCGCGAACCCGAACTGCTGGTACTGGACGAACCGGTGCAGGGCGTCGACGTGGTTGGCCAGACCGAGCTGTACAACCTGATCACCCGCCTACGCGACCGCCACGGCTGCGGCGTGCTGATGGTCAGCCATGACCTGCATCTGGTGATGAGCGCCACCGACCAGGTGGTCTGCCTCAACCGCCATGTGTGCTGCTCGGGCCACCCGGAACAGGTCAGCAACGACCCGGCCTTCGTCGAGCTGTTCGGCCAGAACGCCCCGAGCCTGGCCATCTATCACCACCATCACGATCACAGCCACGACCTGCACGGTTCGGTGATCGCCCCCGGCGCCCATGTTCACGGAGAGCACTGCAAGCATGGCTGA